A DNA window from Impatiens glandulifera chromosome 7, dImpGla2.1, whole genome shotgun sequence contains the following coding sequences:
- the LOC124945738 gene encoding uncharacterized protein At2g23090-like → MGGGNGQKSRMAREKNIEKLKGNKGSQLENNKKAMSIQCKICMQTFMCTTTEVKCKEHADAKHPKTGLQTCFPHLNNK, encoded by the exons ATGGGAGGAGGCAACGGGCAGAAATCGAGGATGGCTCGAGAGAAGAACATCGAAAAGTTGAAAGGAAACAAAG GAAGTCaacttgagaacaacaagaAAGCCATGTCTATTCAG TGCAAGATATGCATGCAGACATTCATGTGCACCACAACTGAAGTGAAGTGCAAGGAACACGCAGACGCCAAACACCCTAAAACCGGTCTTCAAACATGTTTCCCTCATCTCAACAACAAATGA
- the LOC124945737 gene encoding casein kinase II subunit alpha-2-like: MSRARVYADVNVHRPREYWEYESLIVQWGDQDDYEVVRKVGRGKYSEVFEGINVTNNEKCVIKILKPVKKKKIKREIQILQNLCGGPNIVKLFDIVRDQHSKTPSLIFEYVNSTDFKVLYPTLTDYDIRYYIYELLKALDYCHSQGIMHRDVKPHNVMIDHELRKLRLIDWGLAEFYHPGKEYNVRVASRYFKGPELLVDLQDYDYSLDMWSLGCMFAGMIFRKEPFFYGHDNRDQLVKIAKVLGTDELKTYLNKYHLELDPQLDALVGRHSRKAWSRFVNAENQHLVSPEAIDFLDKLLRYDHQDRLTAKEAMAHPYFHQVRAAETSRMRMQQ; this comes from the exons ATGTCAAGGGCTCGGGTATATGCCGATGTAAACGTTCACCGTCCCCGGGAGTACTGGGAGTACGAGTCTCTCATCGTGCAGTGGGG GGATCAAGATGATTATGAGGTTGTTAGAAAGGTTGGAAGAGGAAAGTACAGTGAAGTTTTTGAAGGCATAAATGTCACAAATAATGAAAAATGTGTCATCAAGATCCTTAAGCCTGTGAAAAAGAAGAAG ATAAAACGAGAAATACAAATACTTCAGAATCTTTGTGGAGGCCCAAATATAGTGAAGCTTTTTGACATTGTAAGAGATCAACACTCAAAGACTCCAAGCTTAATTTTTGAATATGTCAACAGTACAGACTTCAAAGTTCTATACCCAACACTGACAGACTACGATATACGTTACTACATCTATGAGCTCCTCAAG GCTTTAGATTATTGCCATTCTCAAGGCATAATGCACAGGGATGTCAAGCCTCATAATGTTATGATTGACCACGAGCTAAGAAAACTTCGCTTGATTGATTGGGGACTTGCTGAGTTCTACCATCCAGGAAAAGAGTACAATGTCCGAGTCGCTTCAAG GTATTTCAAGGGTCCTGAACTTCTTGTGGATTTGCAAGATTATGACTATTCTTTGGACATGTGGAGTCTGGGCTGTATGTTTGCAGGAATG ATCTTCCGCAAAGAACCATTTTTCTATGGTCATGATAACCGTGATCAGCTTGTTAAGATTGCCAAG GTGTTAGGTACGGATGAATTGAAGACATATTTGAACAAGTATCATCTAGAACTTGATCCTCAGCTTGATGCTCTTGTTGGAAG GCATAGCAGGAAGGCCTGGTCTAGATTTGTTAATGCAGAGAACCAACATCTTGTTTCACCTGAAGCCATTGATTTCTTAGACAAGCTTTTGCGTTATGATCATCAAGATAGGCTAACAGCAAAAGAAGCAATG GCTCACCCATATTTTCATCAAGTGAGGGCTGCAGAAACTAGCAGGATGAGAATGCAACAATGA